A window of the Gloeobacter morelensis MG652769 genome harbors these coding sequences:
- a CDS encoding PH domain-containing protein — MQTPKFRLFEGETIILTIRPFIWMYIAAGPAVLIAGITGVPLAAAIAPQIFELASSMSVFVVVAGTLLTLWQWLCWHNTIYVLTTHRLAVRHGVLNVFKRNIDLCNIQDVESQLLWGFDFGHVNVETAGNSSNADLRWIENAQSVEEQILEAADARKRKTSWRGGLYALGEDNDD; from the coding sequence ATGCAGACACCAAAGTTCAGACTTTTCGAAGGTGAAACAATCATCTTAACTATTAGGCCATTCATCTGGATGTATATTGCCGCAGGCCCTGCTGTTTTGATTGCCGGAATCACAGGTGTCCCCTTGGCTGCCGCCATTGCTCCCCAGATATTCGAACTCGCTTCCTCTATGAGTGTGTTCGTTGTCGTGGCGGGGACGCTTCTCACACTATGGCAATGGTTGTGCTGGCACAACACTATCTATGTGCTCACTACCCACCGGCTTGCCGTCAGACACGGCGTGCTCAACGTTTTCAAACGAAACATCGACCTGTGCAACATACAGGATGTCGAATCTCAACTTCTGTGGGGTTTCGATTTTGGTCATGTCAACGTTGAAACCGCAGGCAATTCATCGAACGCCGATCTGCGGTGGATCGAAAATGCGCAGTCGGTAGAAGAACAAATACTTGAAGCCGCAGACGCGCGTAAACGCAAGACCAGTTGGCGCGGAGGGCTCTACGCCTTGGGAGAGGACAACGATGATTAA